TGTCGGGGGAGCTCTTACATTGTTACAGCTGTGGGCTTTGGAGAGAATCCCAATTATTAGACCGCAGATGCTGAACCCCACGCCCGTAGACTACTTACCATGTGCAGTCGCGTAAGTTGTCCACTAATTACTTTTTTAAGCATAATTGTTATTGATTTTTGTGTtgttcgctcataatttaatttttgtaggTGGACTGGTCGGGCCtcttatgtaaaagcacccggacattgCATTGAAACTTTCAGAGATCAGTTCTCAACAATGCATGCCAATCAGGTAATTTACATAACCTAAATTATTGCTAGATTGCTGTTTTTGATTGAACTTGTTTTGACTAAATAAGTttcatatttagtttatttggaggccgtACGTCAATCGAAATCTGGCGGATATTTGTGttgccggtcgtcctatatggacgtcGATGACAACACTAATCTGCTGGAATATGGTTGAGCCACACATGCCACAGCGAGTGCTGCGACAgtttgggattgtccaaccgtatatcccgctTGTCGACCGGTTCCACGGAACTGATTTTACGAAACAGGATCGCCGTGGCAAAGCAGGTCGGAACTGGGTTGAGTGGCACGCCAAGCATATACAAGATTGGCATAATAGGCACGACACGGTGTATGTTGATTTGGAGTACTCATTCGAGCCTGTTGCTACTGATGAGTACATGGATTGGTTTCGCCGGATAACCGTGGTGTACCTAACAAAACCCGGCGTGCATGCTCCTGAGGGCTTCCATGAAACGGCGGCCTCTCATCACTACGCGGTAAATTTCAACAACtattctttatttatattcatatgatgaaatgtaattaacactgaaaattgtaggtggaTACCCTTCACAAAATACGCCACTTTCTTAGGGAGCAAGACATGTCAGGACGGCCGGATTTATTcaccatttcgaggatggttgaacATGGCCTCCAGATATGTGGGGAAGCTGAGACGATGGACTACCGTCCTTCCCAGCGCTCTGAGATGGACATCGAGGTGCCCGTGCGGCAAAAAGCGAAGCGGCGTGGAAAGAAGAAAGTTGGTGGACAGTCGTCATcatcaaggatggatactcaatTGGTTGATGATTCTGATGACGATTTTGAGGCTCctcctccaccaagatctgccgTGCGGGGTCGTCACTCTGTCAGCCACACGGGTGGTACAGGAGAAGATATCGGTCTCAGCGATCAACAatctccacctcggtcttctgtgAGAGACGACTTTTTTGatgttgatttagagaatgctGTCGTTgaagatactcctccgtccaGAATCCCTAAGACCAGTATCGGGAAGGGAATCCGTAGTTTGTTTATGCGGAAAAGGCGAGACGAGTGATTTTTATTGGTGTTGGTTGTAATTTGATACATTCTATATAAATTGgtgtttttttattgatttgacCGCTTcatattagtaatttgatatattCTATTGATATTGGTGGTTTTCATTGATTTCCCGTATTTATATTGTAAGTTGATAAATGCGCGGTTTTTATATTAGATAATTGGGCTATTTGCAAACACGCCATTCAagatggcgtttttaagttGGTAAATAAATTGTGCAAATTTTGCACACGCCGTGGCTGAGCtactgaacaaacacgccaaccTGATAGGCGTTTTTTTGATAACACGCCACTTATGATGGCGTTTTTAAATAACGCCACTCACAATGGCGTTTTATATAACTAAAACACGCCAACTCCATATGCGTTTTTTAATCACGCCACTCACAATGGCGTTTTTAAGATGGGCAAATTTTTGATGGCGTTTTTCCAACGCGGAGGTTGAGCtactgaacaaacacgccaataccagttggcgtttttaaaaCACGCCACTTAGGTTGGCGTTTTATCACAAACACGCCAACCGCATAGGCGTTTTTTACTAAAACACGGCAATCGCATAGGCGTTTTTACCAAACCACGCCAACTTCAATGGCGTGTTTTAGTTAAAAAAACAGCCCAAGCCAAAATATAAGTATAACATTTCGTGTGTTTCGATTCAAGCCAAAATGTAAGTATAACATTAcaatgttcaattcaataaatatctACGATTATAAACAGAACAATGTTCAATTCAACTAAATAGTTGTTACACgttcaattgtctcgccttCTCCGGGTAAAGAAGCTACGGATACCCTTTCCGATTCTGGCGGTggagagtctagacggaggagtatcttgcacaacgacattctctaGATCAACCCCGAAAAAATCGTCTCGCACATAAGACCtaggtggagaatgtgggatATCACCGAGCCCGATGTCTTCGCCTGTATaaccagtgtggctgacagaatgacgacctcgaactgcagatgttggtggaggtggaggcataaaatcgtgagaggcatcatcagtgtggctgatagaatgacgacctcgaactgcagatcttgatggaggtggaggcataaaatcgtgagcggcatca
This portion of the Salvia splendens isolate huo1 chromosome 10, SspV2, whole genome shotgun sequence genome encodes:
- the LOC121751159 gene encoding uncharacterized protein LOC121751159 → MHANQFIWRPYVNRNLADICVAGRPIWTSMTTLICWNMVEPHMPQRVLRQFGIVQPYIPLVDRFHGTDFTKQDRRGKAGRNWVEWHAKHIQDWHNRHDTVYVDLEYSFEPVATDEYMDWFRRITVVYLTKPGVHAPEGFHETAASHHYAVDTLHKIRHFLREQDMSGRPDLFTISRMVEHGLQICGEAETMDYRPSQRSEMDIEVPVRQKAKRRGKKKVGGQSSSSRMDTQLVDDSDDDFEAPPPPRSAVRGRHSVSHTGGTGEDIGLSDQQSPPRSSVRDDFFDVDLENAVVEDTPPSRIPKTSIGKGIRSLFMRKRRDE